The following coding sequences lie in one Cydia fagiglandana chromosome 27, ilCydFagi1.1, whole genome shotgun sequence genomic window:
- the LOC134677825 gene encoding uncharacterized protein LOC134677825, which translates to MLISYLVLLLASMGASKHQGWLDRMVAYHKKNFLQEFAKLPPLTVTVEKAPAGFVDSPKWDKESVMRLVMLVEVLDARQAKQAIRRALSPSRRRYDLPPGKNSFQLFPSWGKDHPNVFDYDDMVQYDDKITNAPQDEVVTDDTVVYISNPVEARLPSSRVTVKLLREIMETRAIGLREMPSTTRSTYSWTARSQNPDEAGKSTAPGGADTTAAGEPTVG; encoded by the exons ATGTTGATT AGTTACCTCGTCCTGTTGCTGGCGTCCATGGGAGCCTCGAAGCACCAGGGCTGGCTGGACCGCATGGTGGCGTACCATAAGAAGAACTTCCTGCAGGAGTTTGCTAAACTACCACCGCTCACTG TGACGGTCGAGAAGGCTCCAGCTGGGTTCGTGGACTCCCCAAAATGGGACAAGGAATCCGTGATGCGACTCGTCATGTTGGTGGAG GTATTGGATGCGCGACAAGCAAAGCAAGCTATCCGCCGCGCGCTGTCTCCCTCCCGTCGCCGGTATGACCTCCCCCCTGGGAAGAATAGCTTCCAACTCTTCCCCAGCTGGGGTAAG GATCACCCGAACGTCTTCGATTACGACGATATGGTCCAATACGACGATAAAATAACCAACGCGCCCCAAGACGAAGTGGTGACGGATGACACCGTCGTCTACATCTCCAACCCGGTCGAGGCCCGACTGCCATCTTCGAGGGTCACTGTCAAGCTGTTaag GGAGATAATGGAGACGCGCGCTATCGGTCTGCGAGAGATGCCGTCCACAACCCGGTCTACATA CTCCTGGACAGCAAGGTCGCAGAACCCCGACGAGGCAGGAAAGTCCACGGCGCCAGGAGGTGCAGACACCACCGCTGCTGGCGAACCCACG gtgggctaa